One window of the Esox lucius isolate fEsoLuc1 chromosome 8, fEsoLuc1.pri, whole genome shotgun sequence genome contains the following:
- the pde4cb gene encoding cAMP-specific 3',5'-cyclic phosphodiesterase 4D isoform X5 has product MSLPTNCVFLAPSSDRSFKVRSGNICGSPCSVNMPIDIVQKRRRFDVENGLSVGRSPLDPQASPGSGLVLQANYPHSQRRESFLYRSDSDFDLSPKAMSRNSSTTSELEEGLKHWEVGWLPRHGEDMIVTPFAQVLASLRTVRSNFAVITHLQDRPSRRSSGSNSTAMPASSKPSMTEEPYPKLAMETLEELDWCLDQLETLQTRHSVGEMASNKFKRMLNRELTHLSTSRSGNQVSEYIASTFLEKQHDVEIMSGPPKEKDKKKRPMSQIVAVKKPGVSLSLAPTQIPRFGVTTLQEVLLAKEFEDINRWGLDIFKVAEFSGNRPLTVVMYSIFQERELLKTFKIPADTFITFMMTLEDHYHADVAYHNNTHAADVVQSTHVLLSTPALEAVFTDLEIMAALFASAIHDVDHPGVSNQFLINTNSELALMYNDASVLENHHLAVGFKLLQEENCDIFQNLSKKQRQSLRKMVIDMVLATDMSKHMHFLADLKTMVETKKVTSLGVLLLDNYSDRIQVLQNMVHCADLSNPTKPLELYRQWTDRIMVEFFTQGDREREKGMEISPMCDKHNASVEKTQVGFIDYIVHPLWETWADLVHPDAQDILDTLEDNREWYQSMIQRSPSPPPEDGDPDDGGSAAALGATQGTHTGDKFQFELTLEEEEEEEEEEEDCDIDSDLESPPAEETFGKTLSPTGSLEPGSSRYRPPSPHPGRALSLAPMSVRSPSRLRTLSPGLDGGDGERDPGHGGSSVAYRHLGT; this is encoded by the exons TTTTGATGTGGAGAATGGGCTTTCGGTGGGGCGCAGCCCCCTGGACCCCCAGGCCAGTCCCGGCTCCGGCCTGGTCCTGCAGGCCAACTACCCACACAGCCAGCGCCGTGAGTCCTTCCTGTACCGCTCCGATTCGGACTTCGACCTCTCTCCCAAAGCCATGTCCCGGAACTCCTCCACAACCAGCGAGCT GGAAGAGGGCTTGAAGCACTGGGAGGTCGGTTGGCTGCCGCG ACATGGAGAAGACATGATTGTGACGCCATTTGCACAG GTGCTTGCCAGTCTCCGGACAGTCAGAAGCAATTTTGCCGTCATAACTCATCTGCAGGATCGACCGAGCAGGAGGTCGTCAGGAAGCAACTCCACTGCAATGCCTGCCAGTAGCAAGCCCAGCATGACAG AGGAGCCCTACCCGAAGCTGGCCATGGAAACGCTGGAGGAACTCGACTGGTGTCTGGACCAGCTGGAGACCCTGCAGACCAGGCACTCTGTTGGTGAGATGGCTTCCAACAAG TTCAAAAGGATGCTGAACAGAGAGCTCACTCATTTGTCAACCAGCCGGTCGGGAAACCAAGTCTCAGAGTACATTGCCAGCACTTTCCTAG AAAAGCAACATGATGTGGAGATTATGTCCGGGCCTCCTAAGGAGAAGGACAAAAAGAAGAGGCCCATGTCCCAGATTGTCGCGGTGAAGAAGCCTGGCGTCAGCCTCAGCCTTGCCCCCACCCAGATCCCCCGCTTTGGGGTCACGACCCTGCAGGAGGTTCTACTGGCCAAG GAATTTGAAGACATCAATAGATGGGGCTTGGATATTTTCAAGGTAGCTGAATTCTCCGGGAATCGTCCATTGACGGTGGTCATGTACTCCATTTTCCAG GAGCGAGAGCTGCTGAAGACCTTTAAGATCCCAGCCGACACCTTCATCACCTTCATGATGACCCTTGAGGACCACTACCATGCCGACGTGGCCTACCACAACAACACCCACGCCGCCGACGTGGTCCAGTCCACCCACGTCCTCCTGTCCACTCCCGCCCTGGAG GCGGTCTTCACTGACCTGGAGATCATGGCTGCTCTGTTTGCCAGTGCCATACACGATGTGGACCACCCTGGGGTGTCCAACCAGTTCCTCATCAACACAA acTCTGAGCTAGCTCTGATGTACAATGATGCCTCGGTCCTGGAGAACCACCATCTGGCTGTGGGCTTCAAGCTACTGCAGGAGGAGAACTGTGACATCTTCCAGAACCTCAGCAAGAAACAAAGGCAGTCCCTCAGGAAGATGGTCATTGACATG GTGTTGGCCACAGACATGTCGAAGCACATGCACTTCCTGGCTGACCTGAAGACCATGGTGGAGACCAAGAAGGTGACCAGTCTGGGGGTGCTGCTGCTGGACAACTACTCAGACCGCATCCAG GTTCTCCAGAACATGGTCCACTGCGCTGACCTCAGCAACCCCACCAAACCCCTGGAGCTGTACCGCCAGTGGACGGACCGCATCATGGTGGAGTTCTTCACCCAGGGGGACCGGGAGCGGGAGAAGGGCATGGAGATCAGCCCCATGTGTGACAAACACAACGCCTCCGTTGAGAAGACCCAG GTGGGATTCATCGACTACATCGTCCACCCTCTCTGGGAGACCTGGGCCGACCTGGTGCACCCTGATGCCCAGGACATCCTGGACACCCTGGAGGACAACAGGGAGTGGTACCAGAGCATGATCCAGCGCAGCCCCTCGCCCCCCCCAGAAGACGGGGACCCTGACGACGGGGGGTCAGCGGCCGCACTGGGGGCCACACAGGGCACCCACACTGGGGACAAGTTCCAATTTGAGCTCACcctagaggaggaggaggaggaggaggaggaagaagaagactGTGACATTGACTCGGACCTGGAGAGCCCTCCAGCGGAGGAGACCTTTGGGAAGACCCTGTCCCCGACTGGGTCTTTGGAGCCGGGCAGCAGCAGGTACCGGCCCCCCTCCCCTCATCCCGGCCGGGCTCTGAGTCTGGCCCCCATGTCGGTCAGGAGCCCCAGCCGCCTCAGGACGTTGAGCCCCGGGCTGGACGGGGGAGATGGGGAAAGAGACCCGGGCCATGGAGGCAGTAGCGTAGCATACCGGCACCTGGGTACGTAA
- the pde4cb gene encoding cAMP-specific 3',5'-cyclic phosphodiesterase 4D isoform X7: protein MRESVLNERSFPRARHKNGKDQNNFDVENGLSVGRSPLDPQASPGSGLVLQANYPHSQRRESFLYRSDSDFDLSPKAMSRNSSTTSELEEGLKHWEVGWLPRHGEDMIVTPFAQVLASLRTVRSNFAVITHLQDRPSRRSSGSNSTAMPASSKPSMTEEPYPKLAMETLEELDWCLDQLETLQTRHSVGEMASNKFKRMLNRELTHLSTSRSGNQVSEYIASTFLEKQHDVEIMSGPPKEKDKKKRPMSQIVAVKKPGVSLSLAPTQIPRFGVTTLQEVLLAKEFEDINRWGLDIFKVAEFSGNRPLTVVMYSIFQERELLKTFKIPADTFITFMMTLEDHYHADVAYHNNTHAADVVQSTHVLLSTPALEAVFTDLEIMAALFASAIHDVDHPGVSNQFLINTNSELALMYNDASVLENHHLAVGFKLLQEENCDIFQNLSKKQRQSLRKMVIDMVLATDMSKHMHFLADLKTMVETKKVTSLGVLLLDNYSDRIQVLQNMVHCADLSNPTKPLELYRQWTDRIMVEFFTQGDREREKGMEISPMCDKHNASVEKTQVGFIDYIVHPLWETWADLVHPDAQDILDTLEDNREWYQSMIQRSPSPPPEDGDPDDGGSAAALGATQGTHTGDKFQFELTLEEEEEEEEEEEDCDIDSDLESPPAEETFGKTLSPTGSLEPGSSRYRPPSPHPGRALSLAPMSVRSPSRLRTLSPGLDGGDGERDPGHGGSSVAYRHLGT from the exons TTTTGATGTGGAGAATGGGCTTTCGGTGGGGCGCAGCCCCCTGGACCCCCAGGCCAGTCCCGGCTCCGGCCTGGTCCTGCAGGCCAACTACCCACACAGCCAGCGCCGTGAGTCCTTCCTGTACCGCTCCGATTCGGACTTCGACCTCTCTCCCAAAGCCATGTCCCGGAACTCCTCCACAACCAGCGAGCT GGAAGAGGGCTTGAAGCACTGGGAGGTCGGTTGGCTGCCGCG ACATGGAGAAGACATGATTGTGACGCCATTTGCACAG GTGCTTGCCAGTCTCCGGACAGTCAGAAGCAATTTTGCCGTCATAACTCATCTGCAGGATCGACCGAGCAGGAGGTCGTCAGGAAGCAACTCCACTGCAATGCCTGCCAGTAGCAAGCCCAGCATGACAG AGGAGCCCTACCCGAAGCTGGCCATGGAAACGCTGGAGGAACTCGACTGGTGTCTGGACCAGCTGGAGACCCTGCAGACCAGGCACTCTGTTGGTGAGATGGCTTCCAACAAG TTCAAAAGGATGCTGAACAGAGAGCTCACTCATTTGTCAACCAGCCGGTCGGGAAACCAAGTCTCAGAGTACATTGCCAGCACTTTCCTAG AAAAGCAACATGATGTGGAGATTATGTCCGGGCCTCCTAAGGAGAAGGACAAAAAGAAGAGGCCCATGTCCCAGATTGTCGCGGTGAAGAAGCCTGGCGTCAGCCTCAGCCTTGCCCCCACCCAGATCCCCCGCTTTGGGGTCACGACCCTGCAGGAGGTTCTACTGGCCAAG GAATTTGAAGACATCAATAGATGGGGCTTGGATATTTTCAAGGTAGCTGAATTCTCCGGGAATCGTCCATTGACGGTGGTCATGTACTCCATTTTCCAG GAGCGAGAGCTGCTGAAGACCTTTAAGATCCCAGCCGACACCTTCATCACCTTCATGATGACCCTTGAGGACCACTACCATGCCGACGTGGCCTACCACAACAACACCCACGCCGCCGACGTGGTCCAGTCCACCCACGTCCTCCTGTCCACTCCCGCCCTGGAG GCGGTCTTCACTGACCTGGAGATCATGGCTGCTCTGTTTGCCAGTGCCATACACGATGTGGACCACCCTGGGGTGTCCAACCAGTTCCTCATCAACACAA acTCTGAGCTAGCTCTGATGTACAATGATGCCTCGGTCCTGGAGAACCACCATCTGGCTGTGGGCTTCAAGCTACTGCAGGAGGAGAACTGTGACATCTTCCAGAACCTCAGCAAGAAACAAAGGCAGTCCCTCAGGAAGATGGTCATTGACATG GTGTTGGCCACAGACATGTCGAAGCACATGCACTTCCTGGCTGACCTGAAGACCATGGTGGAGACCAAGAAGGTGACCAGTCTGGGGGTGCTGCTGCTGGACAACTACTCAGACCGCATCCAG GTTCTCCAGAACATGGTCCACTGCGCTGACCTCAGCAACCCCACCAAACCCCTGGAGCTGTACCGCCAGTGGACGGACCGCATCATGGTGGAGTTCTTCACCCAGGGGGACCGGGAGCGGGAGAAGGGCATGGAGATCAGCCCCATGTGTGACAAACACAACGCCTCCGTTGAGAAGACCCAG GTGGGATTCATCGACTACATCGTCCACCCTCTCTGGGAGACCTGGGCCGACCTGGTGCACCCTGATGCCCAGGACATCCTGGACACCCTGGAGGACAACAGGGAGTGGTACCAGAGCATGATCCAGCGCAGCCCCTCGCCCCCCCCAGAAGACGGGGACCCTGACGACGGGGGGTCAGCGGCCGCACTGGGGGCCACACAGGGCACCCACACTGGGGACAAGTTCCAATTTGAGCTCACcctagaggaggaggaggaggaggaggaggaagaagaagactGTGACATTGACTCGGACCTGGAGAGCCCTCCAGCGGAGGAGACCTTTGGGAAGACCCTGTCCCCGACTGGGTCTTTGGAGCCGGGCAGCAGCAGGTACCGGCCCCCCTCCCCTCATCCCGGCCGGGCTCTGAGTCTGGCCCCCATGTCGGTCAGGAGCCCCAGCCGCCTCAGGACGTTGAGCCCCGGGCTGGACGGGGGAGATGGGGAAAGAGACCCGGGCCATGGAGGCAGTAGCGTAGCATACCGGCACCTGGGTACGTAA
- the pde4cb gene encoding cAMP-specific 3',5'-cyclic phosphodiesterase 4D isoform X6, producing MNKDPRFPRKGSQLCFSPSSYGRRHSCLGFDVENGLSVGRSPLDPQASPGSGLVLQANYPHSQRRESFLYRSDSDFDLSPKAMSRNSSTTSELEEGLKHWEVGWLPRHGEDMIVTPFAQVLASLRTVRSNFAVITHLQDRPSRRSSGSNSTAMPASSKPSMTEEPYPKLAMETLEELDWCLDQLETLQTRHSVGEMASNKFKRMLNRELTHLSTSRSGNQVSEYIASTFLEKQHDVEIMSGPPKEKDKKKRPMSQIVAVKKPGVSLSLAPTQIPRFGVTTLQEVLLAKEFEDINRWGLDIFKVAEFSGNRPLTVVMYSIFQERELLKTFKIPADTFITFMMTLEDHYHADVAYHNNTHAADVVQSTHVLLSTPALEAVFTDLEIMAALFASAIHDVDHPGVSNQFLINTNSELALMYNDASVLENHHLAVGFKLLQEENCDIFQNLSKKQRQSLRKMVIDMVLATDMSKHMHFLADLKTMVETKKVTSLGVLLLDNYSDRIQVLQNMVHCADLSNPTKPLELYRQWTDRIMVEFFTQGDREREKGMEISPMCDKHNASVEKTQVGFIDYIVHPLWETWADLVHPDAQDILDTLEDNREWYQSMIQRSPSPPPEDGDPDDGGSAAALGATQGTHTGDKFQFELTLEEEEEEEEEEEDCDIDSDLESPPAEETFGKTLSPTGSLEPGSSRYRPPSPHPGRALSLAPMSVRSPSRLRTLSPGLDGGDGERDPGHGGSSVAYRHLGT from the exons TTTTGATGTGGAGAATGGGCTTTCGGTGGGGCGCAGCCCCCTGGACCCCCAGGCCAGTCCCGGCTCCGGCCTGGTCCTGCAGGCCAACTACCCACACAGCCAGCGCCGTGAGTCCTTCCTGTACCGCTCCGATTCGGACTTCGACCTCTCTCCCAAAGCCATGTCCCGGAACTCCTCCACAACCAGCGAGCT GGAAGAGGGCTTGAAGCACTGGGAGGTCGGTTGGCTGCCGCG ACATGGAGAAGACATGATTGTGACGCCATTTGCACAG GTGCTTGCCAGTCTCCGGACAGTCAGAAGCAATTTTGCCGTCATAACTCATCTGCAGGATCGACCGAGCAGGAGGTCGTCAGGAAGCAACTCCACTGCAATGCCTGCCAGTAGCAAGCCCAGCATGACAG AGGAGCCCTACCCGAAGCTGGCCATGGAAACGCTGGAGGAACTCGACTGGTGTCTGGACCAGCTGGAGACCCTGCAGACCAGGCACTCTGTTGGTGAGATGGCTTCCAACAAG TTCAAAAGGATGCTGAACAGAGAGCTCACTCATTTGTCAACCAGCCGGTCGGGAAACCAAGTCTCAGAGTACATTGCCAGCACTTTCCTAG AAAAGCAACATGATGTGGAGATTATGTCCGGGCCTCCTAAGGAGAAGGACAAAAAGAAGAGGCCCATGTCCCAGATTGTCGCGGTGAAGAAGCCTGGCGTCAGCCTCAGCCTTGCCCCCACCCAGATCCCCCGCTTTGGGGTCACGACCCTGCAGGAGGTTCTACTGGCCAAG GAATTTGAAGACATCAATAGATGGGGCTTGGATATTTTCAAGGTAGCTGAATTCTCCGGGAATCGTCCATTGACGGTGGTCATGTACTCCATTTTCCAG GAGCGAGAGCTGCTGAAGACCTTTAAGATCCCAGCCGACACCTTCATCACCTTCATGATGACCCTTGAGGACCACTACCATGCCGACGTGGCCTACCACAACAACACCCACGCCGCCGACGTGGTCCAGTCCACCCACGTCCTCCTGTCCACTCCCGCCCTGGAG GCGGTCTTCACTGACCTGGAGATCATGGCTGCTCTGTTTGCCAGTGCCATACACGATGTGGACCACCCTGGGGTGTCCAACCAGTTCCTCATCAACACAA acTCTGAGCTAGCTCTGATGTACAATGATGCCTCGGTCCTGGAGAACCACCATCTGGCTGTGGGCTTCAAGCTACTGCAGGAGGAGAACTGTGACATCTTCCAGAACCTCAGCAAGAAACAAAGGCAGTCCCTCAGGAAGATGGTCATTGACATG GTGTTGGCCACAGACATGTCGAAGCACATGCACTTCCTGGCTGACCTGAAGACCATGGTGGAGACCAAGAAGGTGACCAGTCTGGGGGTGCTGCTGCTGGACAACTACTCAGACCGCATCCAG GTTCTCCAGAACATGGTCCACTGCGCTGACCTCAGCAACCCCACCAAACCCCTGGAGCTGTACCGCCAGTGGACGGACCGCATCATGGTGGAGTTCTTCACCCAGGGGGACCGGGAGCGGGAGAAGGGCATGGAGATCAGCCCCATGTGTGACAAACACAACGCCTCCGTTGAGAAGACCCAG GTGGGATTCATCGACTACATCGTCCACCCTCTCTGGGAGACCTGGGCCGACCTGGTGCACCCTGATGCCCAGGACATCCTGGACACCCTGGAGGACAACAGGGAGTGGTACCAGAGCATGATCCAGCGCAGCCCCTCGCCCCCCCCAGAAGACGGGGACCCTGACGACGGGGGGTCAGCGGCCGCACTGGGGGCCACACAGGGCACCCACACTGGGGACAAGTTCCAATTTGAGCTCACcctagaggaggaggaggaggaggaggaggaagaagaagactGTGACATTGACTCGGACCTGGAGAGCCCTCCAGCGGAGGAGACCTTTGGGAAGACCCTGTCCCCGACTGGGTCTTTGGAGCCGGGCAGCAGCAGGTACCGGCCCCCCTCCCCTCATCCCGGCCGGGCTCTGAGTCTGGCCCCCATGTCGGTCAGGAGCCCCAGCCGCCTCAGGACGTTGAGCCCCGGGCTGGACGGGGGAGATGGGGAAAGAGACCCGGGCCATGGAGGCAGTAGCGTAGCATACCGGCACCTGGGTACGTAA
- the pde4cb gene encoding cAMP-specific 3',5'-cyclic phosphodiesterase 4D isoform X4, with product MSHLSTQGRRDSLPTANLSYAVRRRFSGTLLLPPLSRRHSTHTQDHRRLLDLEALYRKALSGAKATSLETISDCNFDVENGLSVGRSPLDPQASPGSGLVLQANYPHSQRRESFLYRSDSDFDLSPKAMSRNSSTTSELEEGLKHWEVGWLPRHGEDMIVTPFAQVLASLRTVRSNFAVITHLQDRPSRRSSGSNSTAMPASSKPSMTEEPYPKLAMETLEELDWCLDQLETLQTRHSVGEMASNKFKRMLNRELTHLSTSRSGNQVSEYIASTFLEKQHDVEIMSGPPKEKDKKKRPMSQIVAVKKPGVSLSLAPTQIPRFGVTTLQEVLLAKEFEDINRWGLDIFKVAEFSGNRPLTVVMYSIFQERELLKTFKIPADTFITFMMTLEDHYHADVAYHNNTHAADVVQSTHVLLSTPALEAVFTDLEIMAALFASAIHDVDHPGVSNQFLINTNSELALMYNDASVLENHHLAVGFKLLQEENCDIFQNLSKKQRQSLRKMVIDMVLATDMSKHMHFLADLKTMVETKKVTSLGVLLLDNYSDRIQVLQNMVHCADLSNPTKPLELYRQWTDRIMVEFFTQGDREREKGMEISPMCDKHNASVEKTQVGFIDYIVHPLWETWADLVHPDAQDILDTLEDNREWYQSMIQRSPSPPPEDGDPDDGGSAAALGATQGTHTGDKFQFELTLEEEEEEEEEEEDCDIDSDLESPPAEETFGKTLSPTGSLEPGSSRYRPPSPHPGRALSLAPMSVRSPSRLRTLSPGLDGGDGERDPGHGGSSVAYRHLGT from the exons TTTTGATGTGGAGAATGGGCTTTCGGTGGGGCGCAGCCCCCTGGACCCCCAGGCCAGTCCCGGCTCCGGCCTGGTCCTGCAGGCCAACTACCCACACAGCCAGCGCCGTGAGTCCTTCCTGTACCGCTCCGATTCGGACTTCGACCTCTCTCCCAAAGCCATGTCCCGGAACTCCTCCACAACCAGCGAGCT GGAAGAGGGCTTGAAGCACTGGGAGGTCGGTTGGCTGCCGCG ACATGGAGAAGACATGATTGTGACGCCATTTGCACAG GTGCTTGCCAGTCTCCGGACAGTCAGAAGCAATTTTGCCGTCATAACTCATCTGCAGGATCGACCGAGCAGGAGGTCGTCAGGAAGCAACTCCACTGCAATGCCTGCCAGTAGCAAGCCCAGCATGACAG AGGAGCCCTACCCGAAGCTGGCCATGGAAACGCTGGAGGAACTCGACTGGTGTCTGGACCAGCTGGAGACCCTGCAGACCAGGCACTCTGTTGGTGAGATGGCTTCCAACAAG TTCAAAAGGATGCTGAACAGAGAGCTCACTCATTTGTCAACCAGCCGGTCGGGAAACCAAGTCTCAGAGTACATTGCCAGCACTTTCCTAG AAAAGCAACATGATGTGGAGATTATGTCCGGGCCTCCTAAGGAGAAGGACAAAAAGAAGAGGCCCATGTCCCAGATTGTCGCGGTGAAGAAGCCTGGCGTCAGCCTCAGCCTTGCCCCCACCCAGATCCCCCGCTTTGGGGTCACGACCCTGCAGGAGGTTCTACTGGCCAAG GAATTTGAAGACATCAATAGATGGGGCTTGGATATTTTCAAGGTAGCTGAATTCTCCGGGAATCGTCCATTGACGGTGGTCATGTACTCCATTTTCCAG GAGCGAGAGCTGCTGAAGACCTTTAAGATCCCAGCCGACACCTTCATCACCTTCATGATGACCCTTGAGGACCACTACCATGCCGACGTGGCCTACCACAACAACACCCACGCCGCCGACGTGGTCCAGTCCACCCACGTCCTCCTGTCCACTCCCGCCCTGGAG GCGGTCTTCACTGACCTGGAGATCATGGCTGCTCTGTTTGCCAGTGCCATACACGATGTGGACCACCCTGGGGTGTCCAACCAGTTCCTCATCAACACAA acTCTGAGCTAGCTCTGATGTACAATGATGCCTCGGTCCTGGAGAACCACCATCTGGCTGTGGGCTTCAAGCTACTGCAGGAGGAGAACTGTGACATCTTCCAGAACCTCAGCAAGAAACAAAGGCAGTCCCTCAGGAAGATGGTCATTGACATG GTGTTGGCCACAGACATGTCGAAGCACATGCACTTCCTGGCTGACCTGAAGACCATGGTGGAGACCAAGAAGGTGACCAGTCTGGGGGTGCTGCTGCTGGACAACTACTCAGACCGCATCCAG GTTCTCCAGAACATGGTCCACTGCGCTGACCTCAGCAACCCCACCAAACCCCTGGAGCTGTACCGCCAGTGGACGGACCGCATCATGGTGGAGTTCTTCACCCAGGGGGACCGGGAGCGGGAGAAGGGCATGGAGATCAGCCCCATGTGTGACAAACACAACGCCTCCGTTGAGAAGACCCAG GTGGGATTCATCGACTACATCGTCCACCCTCTCTGGGAGACCTGGGCCGACCTGGTGCACCCTGATGCCCAGGACATCCTGGACACCCTGGAGGACAACAGGGAGTGGTACCAGAGCATGATCCAGCGCAGCCCCTCGCCCCCCCCAGAAGACGGGGACCCTGACGACGGGGGGTCAGCGGCCGCACTGGGGGCCACACAGGGCACCCACACTGGGGACAAGTTCCAATTTGAGCTCACcctagaggaggaggaggaggaggaggaggaagaagaagactGTGACATTGACTCGGACCTGGAGAGCCCTCCAGCGGAGGAGACCTTTGGGAAGACCCTGTCCCCGACTGGGTCTTTGGAGCCGGGCAGCAGCAGGTACCGGCCCCCCTCCCCTCATCCCGGCCGGGCTCTGAGTCTGGCCCCCATGTCGGTCAGGAGCCCCAGCCGCCTCAGGACGTTGAGCCCCGGGCTGGACGGGGGAGATGGGGAAAGAGACCCGGGCCATGGAGGCAGTAGCGTAGCATACCGGCACCTGGGTACGTAA
- the pde4cb gene encoding cAMP-specific 3',5'-cyclic phosphodiesterase 4D isoform X8, translating into MHHAYPSPFTPTTNQILRIQPAHFKRMLNRELTHLSTSRSGNQVSEYIASTFLEKQHDVEIMSGPPKEKDKKKRPMSQIVAVKKPGVSLSLAPTQIPRFGVTTLQEVLLAKEFEDINRWGLDIFKVAEFSGNRPLTVVMYSIFQERELLKTFKIPADTFITFMMTLEDHYHADVAYHNNTHAADVVQSTHVLLSTPALEAVFTDLEIMAALFASAIHDVDHPGVSNQFLINTNSELALMYNDASVLENHHLAVGFKLLQEENCDIFQNLSKKQRQSLRKMVIDMVLATDMSKHMHFLADLKTMVETKKVTSLGVLLLDNYSDRIQVLQNMVHCADLSNPTKPLELYRQWTDRIMVEFFTQGDREREKGMEISPMCDKHNASVEKTQVGFIDYIVHPLWETWADLVHPDAQDILDTLEDNREWYQSMIQRSPSPPPEDGDPDDGGSAAALGATQGTHTGDKFQFELTLEEEEEEEEEEEDCDIDSDLESPPAEETFGKTLSPTGSLEPGSSRYRPPSPHPGRALSLAPMSVRSPSRLRTLSPGLDGGDGERDPGHGGSSVAYRHLGT; encoded by the exons ATGcatcacgcatacccctccccGTTCACACCCACAACCAATCAAATCCTGCGCATCCAACCAGCCCAC TTCAAAAGGATGCTGAACAGAGAGCTCACTCATTTGTCAACCAGCCGGTCGGGAAACCAAGTCTCAGAGTACATTGCCAGCACTTTCCTAG AAAAGCAACATGATGTGGAGATTATGTCCGGGCCTCCTAAGGAGAAGGACAAAAAGAAGAGGCCCATGTCCCAGATTGTCGCGGTGAAGAAGCCTGGCGTCAGCCTCAGCCTTGCCCCCACCCAGATCCCCCGCTTTGGGGTCACGACCCTGCAGGAGGTTCTACTGGCCAAG GAATTTGAAGACATCAATAGATGGGGCTTGGATATTTTCAAGGTAGCTGAATTCTCCGGGAATCGTCCATTGACGGTGGTCATGTACTCCATTTTCCAG GAGCGAGAGCTGCTGAAGACCTTTAAGATCCCAGCCGACACCTTCATCACCTTCATGATGACCCTTGAGGACCACTACCATGCCGACGTGGCCTACCACAACAACACCCACGCCGCCGACGTGGTCCAGTCCACCCACGTCCTCCTGTCCACTCCCGCCCTGGAG GCGGTCTTCACTGACCTGGAGATCATGGCTGCTCTGTTTGCCAGTGCCATACACGATGTGGACCACCCTGGGGTGTCCAACCAGTTCCTCATCAACACAA acTCTGAGCTAGCTCTGATGTACAATGATGCCTCGGTCCTGGAGAACCACCATCTGGCTGTGGGCTTCAAGCTACTGCAGGAGGAGAACTGTGACATCTTCCAGAACCTCAGCAAGAAACAAAGGCAGTCCCTCAGGAAGATGGTCATTGACATG GTGTTGGCCACAGACATGTCGAAGCACATGCACTTCCTGGCTGACCTGAAGACCATGGTGGAGACCAAGAAGGTGACCAGTCTGGGGGTGCTGCTGCTGGACAACTACTCAGACCGCATCCAG GTTCTCCAGAACATGGTCCACTGCGCTGACCTCAGCAACCCCACCAAACCCCTGGAGCTGTACCGCCAGTGGACGGACCGCATCATGGTGGAGTTCTTCACCCAGGGGGACCGGGAGCGGGAGAAGGGCATGGAGATCAGCCCCATGTGTGACAAACACAACGCCTCCGTTGAGAAGACCCAG GTGGGATTCATCGACTACATCGTCCACCCTCTCTGGGAGACCTGGGCCGACCTGGTGCACCCTGATGCCCAGGACATCCTGGACACCCTGGAGGACAACAGGGAGTGGTACCAGAGCATGATCCAGCGCAGCCCCTCGCCCCCCCCAGAAGACGGGGACCCTGACGACGGGGGGTCAGCGGCCGCACTGGGGGCCACACAGGGCACCCACACTGGGGACAAGTTCCAATTTGAGCTCACcctagaggaggaggaggaggaggaggaggaagaagaagactGTGACATTGACTCGGACCTGGAGAGCCCTCCAGCGGAGGAGACCTTTGGGAAGACCCTGTCCCCGACTGGGTCTTTGGAGCCGGGCAGCAGCAGGTACCGGCCCCCCTCCCCTCATCCCGGCCGGGCTCTGAGTCTGGCCCCCATGTCGGTCAGGAGCCCCAGCCGCCTCAGGACGTTGAGCCCCGGGCTGGACGGGGGAGATGGGGAAAGAGACCCGGGCCATGGAGGCAGTAGCGTAGCATACCGGCACCTGGGTACGTAA